One genomic segment of Danio aesculapii chromosome 15, fDanAes4.1, whole genome shotgun sequence includes these proteins:
- the LOC130241963 gene encoding NLR family CARD domain-containing protein 3-like, with translation MKNAEDDTDYHDTSHGERSVQQKRSNSPVLSVLPIKRHKSMKTPDQLQNEDPLLNQSSEERSQSPEPSVLSIKSDKSMKIPIQLKDGDSPVDQRLLQRSQSLDPSVLSLKSDKSMKIPIQLKDGDTPLDQSALQESYSTDPSTVQFPVDQRHGQQTNVSEIQQGLKSYMKKKHQYVLEGLEIQGNRKHLNEIYTELYIIEGETEEIINKHEFTMMERRVQTDAVEAKPIKCRDIFRPLPGQDNAIRTVLTKGVAGIGKTVSVQKFILDWAEEKENQDVQLIFPLPFREINLMKNKNLSLVSLLQTFFMREISLHLIQNSSIIFIFDGLDECRLPLNFHNETLQNMTKETSVDVLLTNLIMGNLLPSALIWITSRPAAADLIPSDCVHRVTEVRGFNDPQKEEYFSKRISDHSLANTIISHLKSSRSLYIMCHIPVFCWISATVLEKMLSEAETAEIPKTLTQMYTHFLMTQINIKNTKYNEINKDKEMIFKLGKLAYEQLERGNIIFYEEDLRECGIDVAEASVYSGLCTQIFREEFGLYQGKVFSFVHLSIQEHLAALYVHLSFHNNGENVLEAHEHREPVTMLSIYKCAFKKAIQSRNGHLDLVFRFLIGLSLETNHRLLEGLLVKKTESILETDTTVEYLREEFKNQFCPNDCLLLLHCLHELNDHSMIDEIKACEKQNMTPDYWRALVCILMTSNEQSEEFRLQEYGSLEESLQWLHPVIKLHTKAWLNDCNITDVGCALLTTVLTSLSNVRELDLSHNNLQDSGVEILCVGVNRSAHGTALVKEGEKIMLNKAPSCGSHSLHKHENKETIHSHHKTDGLESLKIKQTERKMHGKVSAPTCGSHSPHKHGNQETLLHLHHRTAGLQDEECSLESLNLRACGITKAGCDYLGKALSLNPSHLKVLDLSWNTIGDSGLKHLCAALEKDHSALEIMILAKCGLTEESCAALASALSLKSSSLTDLDLSINDLQDSGVKTLCVGLQNPHCKLQQLRLSNCKVTHEGVTALTVALKSSPSQLKELDLLENNLEESDLNMIYMIMDKSSDNE, from the exons ATGAAGAATGCCGAAGACGACACTGATTATCACGACACTTCTCATGGCGAAAGAAG CGTTCAGCAGAAGAGATCAAACTCACCTGTGCTCAGTGTTTTACCCATCAAGAGGCACAAATCAATGAAAACACCAGATCAGTTACAAAATGAAGATCCTCTGTTAAACCAAAG ttCAGAGGAGAGATCACAATCACCAGAGCCCAGTGTTTTGTCTATAAAAAGTGACAAATCAATGAAGATACCAATCCAGTTAAAAGATGGAGATTCTCCAGTGGATCAACG tttattgcAGAGATCGCAGTCACTGGATCCCAGTGTTTTGTCCTTGAAAAGTGACAAATCAATGAAGATACCAATCCAGTTAAAAGATGGAGATACTCCATTGGACCAAAG TGCCTTACAGGAATCATATTCAACTGATCCCAGTACAGTTCAATTTCCAGTTGACCAGAG acACGGGCAGCAAACAAATgtttcagagattcaacaaggacTAAAATCGTACATGAAAAAGAAGCATCAGTATGTTTTAGAAGGACTGGAAATACAAGGAAACCGAAAGCATCTAAATGAGATCTACACCGAGCTCTACATCATAGAAGGAGAAACTGAAGAGATCATTAATAAACACGAGTTTACTATGATGGAAAGAAGAGTGCAGACTGATGCAGTGGAAGCAAAACCAATTAAATGCAGAGATATCTTTAGACCTTTACCTGGACAAGACAACGCCATCAGAACTGTGCTGACGAAGGGAGTCGCTGGCATTGGAAAAACagtctctgtgcagaagttcatcCTGGACTGGGCTGAAGAGAAGGAGAATCAGGACGTCCAGCTCATATTTCCACTTCCTTTCAGAGAGATCAATCTGATGAAGAACAAAAACTTAAGTTTAGTTAGTCTTCTTCAGACCTTCTTTATGAGAGAGATAAGTTTACATCTGATTCAAAACTCTTCCATTATCttcatctttgatggtctggaCGAGTGTCGTCTTCCTTTAAACTTTCACAACGAGACCCTACAGAATATGACCAAAGAGACATCAGTGGACGTGCTGCTGACGAACCTGATTATGGGGAAtctgcttccctctgctctcatctggatcacctccagaccagcagcagcagATCTCATCCCCTCTGACTGTGTCCATCGAGTGACAGAGGTACGAGGCTTCAATGACCCTCAGAAGGAGGAATACTTCAGCAAGAGAATCAGTGATCATAGTCTGGCCAATACAATCATCTCACACCTCAAGTCCTCCAGGAGCCTCTACATCATGTGCCACATCCCGGTGTTCTGCTGGATCTCAGCCACTGTTCTGGAGAAGATGTTGAGTGAAGCAGAGACTGCAGAGATTCCCAAGACTCTCActcagatgtacacacacttccTGATGACCCAGATCAACATCAAAAACACAAAGTACAATGAAATTAACAAAGATAAAGAAATGATCTTCAAACTGGGGAAACTGGCGTATGAGCAGCTGGAAAGAGGCAATATAATCTTCTATGAGGAAGACCTGAGAGAGTGTGGCATTGATGTGGCAGAGGCTTCAGTTTACTCAGGATTGTGCACTCAGATCTTCAGAGAGGAGTTTGGCTTGTATCAGGGGAAAGTCTTCAGCTTTGTTCATCTCAGCATTCAGGAACATCTAGCGGCTCTATATGTGCACCTCTCCTTTCACAACAATGGTGAAAATGTGCTTGAAGCACATGAACATAGAGAACCAGTGACAATGTTGAGCATAtacaaatgtgcttttaaaaaagcCATACAGAGTAGGAATGGACATCTCGACCTTGTCTTTCGCTTCCTCATAGGACTTTCACTGGAGACAAATCACAGACTTCTAGAAGGTCTTTTGGTGAAAAAGACAGAGAGCATCCTGGAAACAGACACAACTGTTGAGTATCTCAGGGAAGAATTCAAAAACCAGTTTTGTCCAAATGATTGTCTCCTTCTGCTTCACTGTTTGCATGAACTCAATGATCATTCAATGATTGATGAAATCAAAGCCTGTGAAAAGCAAAACATGACACCAGATTACTGGCGAGCTTTGGTGTGTATTTTAATGACATCCAATGAACAGTCTGAGGAGTTTAGACTTCAAGAATATGGAAGTTTAGAGGAGAGCTTACAATGGCTGCATCCTGTGATCAAGTTACACACAAAGGCTTG GTTGAATGACTGTAATATAACAGATGTAGGTTGTGCACTACTGACTACAGTTCTTACATCACTGTCCAAtgtgagagagctggacctgagccACAACAATCTGCAGGACTCGGGAGTAGAAATACTCTGTGTCGGAGTTAACAGATCAGCTCACGGAACAGCACT AGTGAAGGAAGGAGAAAAAATAATGCTCAACAAAGCACCATCCTGTGGTTCACACAGCCTGCATAAACATGAGAATAAAGAAACAATACATTCTCATCACAAAACTGATGGACTGGAATCTCTGAA AATAAAGCAAACTGAAAGAAAGATGCACGGCAAAGTTTCAGCACCAACATGTGGTTCACACAGCCCACATAAACATGGGAACCAAGAAACTCTCTTACATCTGCATCACAGAACTGCAGGACTACAGGATGAGGAGTGCAGCCTAGAATCTCTAAA TCTGAGGGCTTGTGGAATAACAAAAGCAGGCTGTGATTACCTGGGCAAAGCTCTGAGTTTAAACCCTTCCCATCTGAAAGTGCTAGACCTGAGCTGGAACACCATTGGAGACTCAGGATTGAAACACCTTTGTGCTGCTCTGGAGAAAGATCACAGTGCACTAGAAATAATGAT ATTGGCCAAATGTGGATTGACAGAGGAAAGTTGCGCTGCTCTGGCTTCAGCTCTCAGTTTAAAGTCCTCCAGTCTGACAGATCTGGATCTGAGTATTAATGATCTACAAGACTCAGGCGTGAAGACGCTCTGTGTGGGACTGCAGAATCCTCACTGTAAACTACAGCAGCTGAG GTTGTCCAACTGTAAAGTAACTCATGAAGGAGTGACAGCCCTGACTGTAGCTCTGAAATCAAGTCCATCACAACTGAAAGAGCTCGATCTTCTTGAGAACAATCTGGAAGAGTCAGACTTGAACATGATTTACATGATAATGGACAAATCATCAGATAATGAATAG